A DNA window from Pseudomonas resinovorans NBRC 106553 contains the following coding sequences:
- a CDS encoding YecA family protein — protein sequence MSSSNSPYNAFATLLATTGQPVSPAELHGLLLGRSCAGAGFEPEPWLEDAAELLGGVPPDNLRQALIGLQEMVKSELTGTDMAVILLLPGDDAPLGERAAALGQWCQGFLGGFGLTAREGALSGEAVEVLQDLASIAQVQSALEDSDDGESDYMEVMEYLRVAPLLLFAECAKPVAPAAKPSLH from the coding sequence ATGTCCAGTTCGAATTCTCCTTACAACGCTTTCGCCACGCTTCTGGCCACCACCGGCCAGCCGGTTTCTCCCGCCGAACTCCACGGCCTGCTGCTCGGCCGTAGTTGCGCTGGTGCCGGCTTCGAGCCCGAGCCCTGGCTGGAGGATGCAGCCGAGCTGCTCGGCGGCGTGCCGCCGGACAACCTGCGCCAGGCCCTGATCGGCCTGCAGGAGATGGTCAAGAGCGAGCTGACCGGCACCGACATGGCGGTGATCCTGTTGCTGCCCGGCGACGATGCGCCGCTGGGCGAACGCGCCGCCGCGCTTGGCCAGTGGTGCCAGGGCTTCCTCGGTGGCTTCGGCCTGACCGCCCGCGAGGGCGCGTTGTCCGGCGAGGCCGTCGAAGTGCTCCAGGACCTCGCGTCCATCGCCCAGGTGCAGAGCGCCCTGGAAGACTCCGATGACGGCGAGAGCGACTATATGGAAGTGATGGAGTACCTGCGCGTCGCGCCCCTGCTGCTTTTCGCCGAGTGCGCCAAGCCCGTTGCGCCGGCCGCCAAACCCTCGTTGCATTGA
- a CDS encoding TIGR02449 family protein — protein sequence MEDAELHALTGKLELLIQRVEQLKAQNRLLLASEKAWREERAHLIEKNEMARLKVEAMISRLKALEQDS from the coding sequence ATGGAAGATGCCGAACTGCATGCACTGACAGGCAAGCTGGAACTCCTGATCCAGCGTGTCGAGCAGCTCAAGGCCCAGAACCGGCTCCTGCTTGCCAGCGAGAAGGCCTGGCGTGAAGAACGCGCTCATCTGATCGAAAAGAACGAAATGGCCCGGCTCAAGGTCGAAGCGATGATTTCGCGCCTGAAAGCCCTGGAGCAGGATTCATGA
- a CDS encoding cell division protein ZapA: MTQSNTVTVQILDKEYCIACPADERANLESAARYLDGKMREIRHSGKVIGADRIAVMAALNITHDLLHKQQRLDQEATSTRERVRDLLERVDHALAADPDAQQA; this comes from the coding sequence ATGACCCAGTCCAATACCGTCACCGTCCAAATCCTCGATAAGGAATACTGCATCGCCTGCCCGGCGGACGAACGCGCCAATCTGGAGAGCGCCGCCCGCTATCTGGACGGCAAGATGCGTGAGATCCGCCACAGCGGGAAAGTCATAGGGGCCGATCGCATCGCGGTGATGGCCGCGTTGAACATTACCCATGACCTGCTGCACAAGCAGCAGCGCCTGGACCAGGAAGCCACCTCCACCCGCGAGCGGGTGCGTGACCTGCTGGAGCGTGTCGATCACGCCCTGGCCGCCGACCCGGACGCCCAGCAGGCCTGA
- a CDS encoding 5-formyltetrahydrofolate cyclo-ligase, which yields MICAGSHSRQSLRRLLRQARRALTPLQQKQAAKALYRQLAQNPQFRRARHIALYLPTNGEIDPRPLLREAQRRGKRAYLPVLNAWPREKMVFQRLLPGERLQKNRFRILEPRANPAQQRKVWALDLVMLPLVGFDEYGGRLGMGGGFYDRSLAYLTRRQQWRKPALLGLAHECQKVDRLELASWDVALQATVTDKGWYCGD from the coding sequence ATGATCTGCGCCGGATCCCACTCCCGCCAGAGCCTGCGCCGCCTGCTCCGCCAGGCCCGTCGCGCACTCACCCCTCTCCAGCAGAAGCAAGCCGCCAAGGCCCTCTACCGACAGCTCGCGCAGAACCCGCAGTTCCGCCGTGCCCGGCACATCGCCCTCTACCTGCCCACCAATGGTGAAATCGATCCTCGCCCGCTGCTGCGTGAAGCCCAGCGCCGGGGCAAGCGCGCCTACCTGCCGGTGCTCAACGCCTGGCCACGGGAAAAAATGGTGTTCCAGCGCTTGCTGCCCGGGGAGCGACTGCAGAAAAACCGCTTCCGCATCCTCGAGCCGCGCGCCAATCCGGCGCAGCAGCGCAAGGTCTGGGCACTGGATCTGGTCATGCTGCCCCTGGTGGGCTTCGATGAATATGGCGGGCGCCTGGGGATGGGCGGCGGCTTCTACGACCGCAGCCTGGCCTACCTGACGCGCAGGCAGCAATGGCGCAAGCCGGCCCTGCTGGGCCTGGCGCACGAATGCCAGAAAGTGGACAGGCTGGAACTGGCCAGCTGGGACGTGGCCCTGCAGGCGACCGTGACGGATAAGGGCTGGTACTGCGGAGATTGA
- a CDS encoding EVE domain-containing protein gives MPFWLMKSEPDELSIHDLQRLGKARWDGVRNYQARNFMRAMRPGEQFFFYHSSCPEPGIAGIARIVGDTYPDPTALDPQSHYHDPKASAEKNPWSALDVEFVEAFPRVIPLAQLREQAVLSGMPLVQKGSRLSVMPVTDEEWAGVLALR, from the coding sequence ATGCCTTTCTGGCTGATGAAATCCGAACCCGACGAACTCTCCATCCACGACCTGCAGCGGCTGGGCAAGGCCCGTTGGGATGGCGTGCGCAACTACCAGGCGCGCAACTTCATGCGCGCCATGCGCCCGGGCGAGCAGTTCTTCTTCTACCACTCCAGCTGTCCGGAACCGGGCATTGCCGGCATCGCGCGGATAGTCGGGGATACCTACCCCGACCCCACCGCCCTGGACCCGCAGAGCCACTACCACGACCCCAAGGCCAGCGCCGAGAAGAATCCCTGGAGCGCCCTCGACGTGGAGTTCGTCGAAGCCTTCCCCCGGGTCATCCCGCTGGCGCAGTTGCGTGAGCAGGCGGTGCTCTCCGGCATGCCCCTGGTGCAGAAAGGCAGCCGCCTGTCGGTGATGCCGGTAACCGACGAGGAATGGGCCGGCGTACTCGCCCTGCGTTGA
- a CDS encoding diguanylate cyclase, whose translation MPHSHPAWLVRTLLALFLLALCGTSLLLWKKLEDAQADRIRDRVGFQARSLATELQTNLIDEVEGLRRMALLWNHRGRIPRDEWTLEVNFALDHFPGYQSIQWMGPDLHMRWVLPEQGNEAALNFRLTRNHPNFNLAMQAKAEGQAQLSNSVSLVQGGSGFVLYTPLFIANAQGERTFDGFLQGVFRVKPLMNQLLGSLDNRDFSVVLLESGQPIYQQEQPGSLAALSQRVPLELLNNRNFALQLAPTRKLVEALSSPLPQVVLGASLLTSLLLVAALALALENARRASALQAGNRRLNEEVKQRELAEQGLRDSRQRLQLVLDLTGSSQDGLFILDLANREILHMNRATHASLDYSAEDFRQLLKDDPEQLLPGFHSWLELVRQAQRDGDSSIFQREMRHADSSLQPAEISAQLVTLNGRDYLIGVSRDNRERLELEARLQRLSQQDGLTGLYNRRYFDRQLNGEWRRLRRLGAPLALLMLDVDHFKAYNDGFGHQAGDDALRKVSQALQNSLRREGDVACRYGGEEFAIILANTDETGARHVADRVMEEIAALAIEHPSSPTGRLTLSIGMAISDPAREDQPDSLVSRSDAALYRAKREGRNRTCLWEKDQG comes from the coding sequence ATGCCGCACTCTCATCCCGCCTGGCTGGTCCGAACGCTACTCGCCCTGTTCCTGCTGGCGCTGTGCGGCACCAGCCTGCTGCTCTGGAAAAAGCTGGAGGACGCCCAGGCGGATCGCATCCGTGACCGCGTCGGCTTCCAGGCACGCAGCCTGGCCACTGAACTGCAGACCAACCTCATCGATGAAGTCGAGGGTCTGCGCCGCATGGCCCTGCTGTGGAACCACCGAGGACGGATTCCCCGTGACGAGTGGACCCTGGAAGTCAATTTCGCCCTGGACCACTTCCCCGGCTACCAGTCCATCCAGTGGATGGGCCCGGACCTGCACATGCGCTGGGTGCTGCCCGAGCAGGGCAACGAAGCGGCGCTCAACTTCCGCCTGACCCGCAACCATCCCAACTTCAATCTCGCCATGCAGGCCAAGGCCGAAGGCCAGGCGCAGCTGTCCAACAGCGTTTCCCTGGTCCAGGGCGGCAGTGGCTTCGTCCTCTACACCCCGCTGTTCATTGCCAACGCACAGGGCGAACGGACCTTCGACGGTTTTCTCCAGGGCGTGTTCCGCGTCAAACCCCTGATGAACCAGTTGCTCGGCAGTCTCGACAACCGCGATTTCAGCGTCGTCCTGCTGGAGTCCGGCCAGCCGATCTACCAGCAGGAACAGCCGGGCAGCCTGGCGGCGCTGAGCCAGCGCGTACCCCTCGAACTGCTCAACAACCGCAACTTCGCCCTGCAACTCGCGCCCACCCGCAAGCTGGTGGAAGCCCTCAGCTCGCCGCTGCCGCAAGTGGTGCTCGGCGCCAGCCTGCTCACCAGCCTGCTGCTGGTCGCGGCCCTCGCCCTGGCACTGGAGAACGCCCGCCGCGCCAGCGCGCTGCAAGCGGGCAACCGGCGCCTGAACGAGGAGGTCAAGCAACGCGAGCTCGCCGAGCAGGGCCTGCGCGACAGTCGCCAACGCCTGCAGCTGGTGCTCGATCTCACCGGCTCCAGCCAGGACGGGCTGTTCATCCTCGACCTCGCCAACCGCGAGATCCTCCATATGAACCGGGCCACCCATGCCAGCCTGGACTACAGCGCCGAGGACTTTCGCCAACTGCTCAAGGACGATCCGGAACAGCTCCTGCCCGGCTTCCACTCCTGGCTGGAGTTGGTCCGCCAGGCGCAGCGGGACGGCGACTCCAGCATCTTCCAGCGGGAGATGCGTCACGCCGACAGCAGCCTGCAGCCCGCGGAGATCAGCGCCCAGCTGGTCACCCTGAATGGCCGCGACTACCTGATCGGGGTTTCCCGCGACAACCGCGAGCGCCTGGAGCTGGAAGCGCGCCTTCAGCGCCTGTCCCAGCAGGACGGCCTGACCGGCCTCTACAACCGCCGCTACTTCGACCGCCAGCTCAACGGCGAATGGCGGCGCCTGCGTCGTCTCGGTGCGCCGCTGGCGCTACTGATGCTGGATGTGGATCACTTCAAGGCCTACAACGACGGCTTCGGTCACCAGGCGGGGGACGACGCCCTGCGCAAGGTATCCCAGGCGCTGCAGAACAGCCTGCGGCGTGAAGGCGACGTGGCCTGCCGCTACGGTGGCGAGGAGTTCGCCATCATCCTCGCCAACACCGATGAAACCGGTGCGCGGCACGTCGCCGATCGCGTGATGGAGGAAATCGCCGCGCTGGCCATCGAACACCCCAGCAGCCCGACCGGGCGGCTGACCCTCAGCATCGGCATGGCGATTTCCGACCCGGCCCGCGAAGACCAGCCCGACAGCCTGGTTTCACGCAGCGACGCCGCGCTCTACCGGGCCAAGCGCGAAGGCCGCAACCGCACCTGCCTGTGGGAGAAGGATCAGGGCTGA
- a CDS encoding flagellar basal body-associated protein FliL yields the protein MTQVKRLTALLLALTFPLLAMAQEEAKEGEAPKVAYIDLVPSLVGNYGPGPRLKYYKADISLRVTGPEAQDKVTRHEPLIRNQLVMLFSQQSDETLNSSDSKEKLRQEALKQVQQVLNSEEGAPLVDDLLFNNLIIQP from the coding sequence ATGACCCAGGTGAAAAGACTGACTGCACTGCTGCTGGCCCTGACCTTCCCACTGTTGGCCATGGCCCAGGAGGAAGCCAAGGAAGGCGAGGCCCCCAAGGTGGCCTACATCGACCTGGTGCCTTCCCTGGTGGGCAACTATGGACCGGGGCCGCGGCTGAAGTACTACAAGGCGGACATCTCGCTGCGGGTCACCGGCCCCGAAGCCCAGGACAAGGTCACCCGCCACGAGCCGCTGATCCGCAACCAGCTGGTGATGCTGTTCTCCCAGCAGTCGGACGAGACCCTGAACTCGTCCGACTCCAAGGAAAAACTCCGTCAGGAAGCCCTCAAGCAGGTGCAGCAGGTTCTAAACAGCGAGGAAGGCGCGCCCCTGGTGGACGACCTGCTGTTCAACAACCTGATCATTCAGCCCTGA
- a CDS encoding NADPH:quinone oxidoreductase family protein: protein MKAVLCKAFGPADTLVLEEVASPEPKKNEILIDVHAAAVNFPDTLIIEGKYQFKPPFPFSPGGEAAGVVAAVGEKVSHLKPGDRVMALTGWGSFAEQVAVPAYNVMPIPKGVDFNSAAAFGMTYGTSMHALKQRANLQPGETLLVLGASGGVGLAAVEIGKAMGARVIAAASSAEKLEVAKAAGADALINYSEENLKDRVKELTGGQGADVIYDPVGGDLFDAAVRAINWNGRLLVVGFASGRIPELPVNLALLKGASVVGVFWGSFAQRQPQDNLANFQQLFAWYAEGKLKPLVSQTFPLERAGEAINALASRQAVGKVVVEVR from the coding sequence ATGAAAGCCGTTCTGTGCAAAGCCTTCGGTCCCGCCGATACCCTGGTGCTGGAGGAAGTCGCCAGCCCCGAGCCGAAGAAGAATGAAATCCTCATCGACGTGCATGCCGCGGCGGTCAACTTTCCCGACACCCTGATCATCGAAGGCAAGTACCAGTTCAAGCCGCCCTTCCCCTTCTCCCCGGGCGGTGAAGCAGCCGGCGTGGTCGCGGCCGTCGGCGAGAAAGTCAGCCACCTCAAGCCCGGCGACCGGGTGATGGCGCTGACCGGCTGGGGCAGTTTCGCCGAGCAGGTGGCGGTGCCCGCCTATAACGTGATGCCGATTCCCAAGGGTGTCGACTTCAACTCCGCCGCCGCCTTCGGCATGACCTACGGCACCTCGATGCACGCCCTGAAGCAGCGCGCCAACCTGCAACCCGGGGAAACCCTGCTGGTGCTCGGCGCCTCCGGCGGCGTCGGCCTGGCCGCGGTGGAGATCGGCAAGGCAATGGGGGCGCGGGTGATCGCCGCCGCCAGCAGCGCGGAAAAACTCGAAGTGGCCAAGGCCGCCGGCGCCGATGCGCTGATCAACTACAGCGAGGAAAACCTCAAGGACCGCGTCAAGGAACTCACCGGCGGCCAGGGTGCCGACGTGATCTACGACCCGGTGGGTGGCGACCTGTTCGATGCCGCCGTACGCGCGATCAACTGGAACGGCCGCCTGCTGGTGGTGGGCTTCGCCAGTGGCCGCATCCCCGAGCTGCCGGTGAACCTGGCACTGCTCAAGGGCGCTTCGGTGGTCGGCGTGTTCTGGGGTTCCTTCGCCCAACGCCAGCCCCAGGACAACCTGGCCAACTTCCAGCAGCTGTTCGCCTGGTACGCCGAGGGCAAGCTCAAGCCGCTGGTGTCGCAGACCTTCCCGCTGGAGCGGGCCGGCGAGGCGATCAACGCCCTGGCCAGCCGCCAGGCCGTGGGCAAGGTGGTGGTGGAGGTTCGCTGA